Proteins encoded by one window of Nocardia goodfellowii:
- a CDS encoding uroporphyrinogen-III synthase, with protein MTAADQGACLAGFTIGITAARRAEEFGTLLTRRGANIVSAPAIRIIPLADDTELERVTRKLVQEPPQIAVATTGIGFRGWMEAAEGWGLAEELRTTLASTRMLARGPKAKGAIRAAELREEWSPASESSAEVLDHLLAEGVEGVRIAVQLHGATTEWEPVPDFCEVLRCAGADVVPVPVYRWTPPQDQGPMDQMIESIVTANLDCVTFTSAPAVASLLMRAKETGLLEGVLHALRGRVLPACVGPITAAPLEELGVPTSMPARARLGALARHVAEELPRRANRIQAAGHHISVRGACVVVDGTVRQLAPAPMALMRSLARQPGRVVSREDLLAALPGGGDDTHAVETAIARLRAGLGTPKAIQTVVKRGYRLALDAAECADDNVRPVTPPARPHGIATPARAPGYAQTMGSW; from the coding sequence ATGACCGCGGCCGACCAGGGTGCTTGCCTGGCCGGGTTCACCATCGGCATCACCGCGGCGCGCCGCGCCGAGGAATTCGGCACGCTGCTGACCCGTCGCGGCGCGAATATCGTTTCCGCCCCGGCCATTCGGATCATTCCGCTGGCCGACGACACCGAGTTGGAGCGGGTCACCCGCAAGCTCGTCCAAGAGCCGCCGCAGATCGCCGTGGCCACCACCGGTATCGGGTTCCGCGGCTGGATGGAAGCCGCCGAGGGCTGGGGCCTGGCCGAAGAGCTGCGCACCACTCTGGCGTCCACCCGGATGCTGGCGCGCGGTCCGAAGGCCAAGGGCGCCATTCGCGCGGCCGAACTGCGCGAGGAATGGTCACCGGCCTCGGAGTCCTCGGCCGAGGTGCTCGACCATCTGCTCGCCGAAGGCGTGGAGGGCGTGCGCATCGCCGTCCAACTGCACGGCGCGACCACCGAATGGGAACCGGTCCCGGATTTCTGTGAGGTATTGCGCTGTGCCGGTGCGGATGTCGTGCCGGTGCCGGTCTATCGCTGGACGCCGCCGCAGGATCAGGGTCCGATGGACCAGATGATCGAGTCGATCGTCACCGCGAACCTGGATTGTGTGACCTTCACCAGCGCGCCCGCCGTCGCGTCACTTCTCATGCGCGCCAAGGAAACCGGTTTGCTGGAGGGTGTGCTGCACGCCCTGCGCGGCCGGGTGCTGCCCGCCTGCGTCGGTCCGATCACCGCGGCCCCGCTGGAAGAACTCGGCGTGCCGACCTCGATGCCCGCCCGCGCCCGCCTGGGTGCGCTCGCGCGGCACGTCGCCGAGGAACTTCCGCGCCGCGCCAACCGGATTCAGGCCGCCGGGCATCACATCAGCGTGCGCGGTGCGTGCGTCGTCGTCGACGGGACCGTGCGCCAGCTGGCCCCCGCGCCGATGGCGTTGATGCGCTCGCTCGCGCGGCAGCCCGGTCGCGTGGTTTCCCGCGAGGATCTGCTGGCGGCCCTGCCGGGCGGCGGTGACGACACCCACGCCGTGGAAACCGCTATCGCCCGGCTCCGCGCGGGTCTCGGTACACCGAAAGCCATTCAGACAGTGGTGAAGCGGGGCTACCGTCTCGCGTTGGACGCCGCTGAATGCGCCGACGACAATGTCCGCCCGGTCACCCCGCCCGCCCGCCCGCACGGCATCGCCACTCCGGCGCGTGCGCCGGGGTACGCCCAGACGATGGGCAGCTGGTGA
- a CDS encoding sirohydrochlorin chelatase: protein MSAPALVLVAHGTRSARGVEMIAALAEAVAAELHVPARGSAELGSATTLSRDFGAAVSGRGAGAAHRCGDAEAVAPVRDCCTIVREPESPAVRTAFVDVLGPSPSEVLRDLHTGAEGVPAVVVPAFLASGYHVYQDVPREVAESAHPSTVVTPAMGPDPALARIMALRLRAAGWRPGDAVVFAAAGSSDARARHDVRRAAAMLTDHLATPVRIAYVATGSPRVPEVVADLRDSGAERVFIASYLLAQGLFQQRLHDAGADGVAEPIGVHPAVVRLIADRYRSAVRDLAHVHSPS, encoded by the coding sequence ATGAGCGCTCCCGCGCTGGTGCTCGTCGCCCACGGCACCCGTAGCGCGCGCGGCGTCGAGATGATCGCCGCGCTCGCCGAGGCGGTTGCCGCCGAATTACACGTTCCGGCAAGGGGTTCGGCGGAACTGGGTTCGGCCACGACATTGTCCCGGGACTTCGGCGCCGCGGTTTCGGGGCGTGGCGCCGGCGCCGCTCATCGTTGCGGCGATGCCGAGGCGGTCGCTCCGGTTCGTGATTGTTGCACCATCGTTCGCGAGCCGGAGTCCCCCGCGGTACGCACCGCGTTCGTGGACGTGCTCGGTCCGTCGCCGTCGGAGGTCCTGCGTGACCTGCACACCGGCGCGGAAGGTGTTCCCGCCGTGGTGGTTCCGGCTTTCCTGGCCTCGGGCTACCACGTCTACCAGGATGTCCCGCGCGAGGTCGCCGAGAGTGCGCACCCCTCGACGGTCGTCACCCCCGCCATGGGCCCGGATCCGGCCCTGGCCCGGATCATGGCCCTCCGGCTGCGCGCGGCGGGCTGGCGTCCCGGCGACGCGGTCGTCTTCGCCGCCGCGGGTTCCTCGGATGCCCGCGCCCGCCACGACGTCCGCCGGGCCGCGGCCATGCTCACCGATCACCTCGCGACGCCGGTCCGCATCGCCTATGTCGCCACGGGATCCCCGCGCGTTCCGGAAGTCGTTGCCGACCTTCGGGATTCGGGTGCCGAGCGGGTCTTCATCGCGTCCTACCTGCTGGCGCAGGGCCTGTTCCAGCAGCGTCTGCACGACGCCGGCGCGGACGGTGTCGCCGAACCGATCGGCGTCCACCCGGCCGTGGTCCGGTTGATCGCCGACCGCTACCGCAGCGCCGTACGGGACCTGGCCCACGTCCATTCACCCTCCTGA
- a CDS encoding TfoX/Sxy family protein: protein MAYDDELAERIRELITPGPHLVEKKMFGGLAFMVDGNMAVAASGQGGLLVRVDPKEVDALLAADYVDIMVMGGREAHGWLRVTPEALDDDSILAEWVDRGVTYAKSLPPKKN, encoded by the coding sequence ATGGCATACGACGACGAGCTGGCCGAGCGGATTCGTGAACTGATCACACCCGGTCCACATCTGGTCGAGAAGAAGATGTTCGGCGGCCTGGCCTTCATGGTGGACGGCAATATGGCCGTCGCCGCCAGCGGCCAGGGCGGTCTCTTGGTCCGCGTCGACCCCAAGGAAGTAGATGCGCTGCTCGCGGCCGATTACGTCGACATCATGGTGATGGGCGGCCGCGAAGCCCACGGGTGGCTGCGTGTCACCCCCGAGGCACTGGACGACGACTCGATCCTCGCCGAATGGGTGGACCGCGGCGTCACCTACGCCAAGTCCCTGCCGCCGAAGAAGAACTAG
- a CDS encoding VOC family protein, which yields MAVTTFFWFESGAEQAGQRYVEIVPNSRVLNIARQADGSAFVVDLELDGQRVTLMNGGPGHPLTDAASIQLIVDTQDEVDRLWDALTEDGEPGPCGWLTDRFGLSWQVAPSALPQLMLDGNPAQTAAVGAALRTMSKIDVKALRDAYAQA from the coding sequence ATGGCCGTCACCACTTTTTTCTGGTTCGAATCCGGCGCCGAGCAGGCGGGGCAGCGGTACGTCGAGATCGTCCCGAACTCGCGGGTGCTGAACATCGCCCGGCAGGCCGATGGTTCGGCGTTCGTCGTCGATCTCGAGCTGGACGGACAGCGGGTCACGTTGATGAACGGCGGACCGGGTCATCCGCTGACGGACGCGGCGTCGATTCAGCTGATCGTGGATACCCAGGACGAGGTCGACCGTTTGTGGGACGCGCTCACCGAGGACGGGGAGCCGGGTCCGTGTGGCTGGCTGACCGATCGCTTCGGGCTGAGCTGGCAGGTCGCGCCCTCGGCTTTGCCGCAGCTGATGCTGGACGGTAATCCAGCGCAGACCGCTGCGGTCGGGGCCGCGTTGCGAACCATGTCGAAGATCGATGTCAAGGCTTTGCGGGACGCCTACGCCCAGGCCTGA
- the narI gene encoding respiratory nitrate reductase subunit gamma: MNYVPHLPTELWLILPYVAFTSFVLGHVWRYRNDQFGWTTRSSQIYESRLLRLGSPLFHFGMLGVFGGHVLGVLIPESWTAAVGISEHTYHIIAVGAGSVAGLMVLTGVGILLYRRWTVTAVRKATTGNDKLMYALLTAALVTGLLNTWGSNLLWGTYNYRETVSPWFRSLFSLNPQPELMVGTPWTFQAHGLVVLALIGMWPYTRLVHMFSAPIGYLTRPYIVYRAKESNAPDTKRYAGAWEAPVTPESWRS, translated from the coding sequence ATGAACTATGTCCCGCACCTGCCCACGGAACTATGGCTGATCCTGCCGTATGTGGCCTTCACCTCGTTCGTCCTCGGGCACGTCTGGCGCTACCGGAACGACCAATTCGGCTGGACCACAAGGTCTTCGCAGATCTACGAAAGCCGGCTGCTGCGCCTGGGCAGCCCGCTGTTCCACTTCGGGATGCTCGGCGTGTTCGGCGGGCATGTGCTCGGTGTGCTGATTCCGGAGTCCTGGACTGCCGCCGTCGGGATCTCCGAGCACACCTATCACATCATCGCGGTCGGCGCGGGATCCGTTGCGGGACTGATGGTGCTGACCGGCGTCGGCATCCTGCTGTACCGGCGGTGGACGGTGACCGCGGTGCGCAAGGCCACCACCGGCAACGACAAGCTGATGTACGCCCTGCTGACCGCCGCCCTGGTCACCGGCCTGCTCAATACCTGGGGCAGCAACCTGCTGTGGGGCACCTACAACTACCGGGAGACCGTATCCCCCTGGTTCCGTAGCCTTTTCAGCCTCAACCCACAGCCGGAGCTGATGGTCGGCACGCCGTGGACCTTCCAGGCCCACGGTCTCGTCGTCCTCGCCCTGATCGGCATGTGGCCCTATACCCGCCTGGTGCACATGTTCAGTGCCCCCATCGGCTACCTCACCCGCCCCTACATCGTCTACCGCGCCAAGGAATCCAACGCCCCCGACACCAAGCGCTACGCCGGCGCCTGGGAAGCCCCGGTCACCCCGGAAAGCTGGCGCTCCTGA
- the narJ gene encoding nitrate reductase molybdenum cofactor assembly chaperone, translated as MSLLKVRRRPEPAIRISEHERRLVWRMAALLLDYPNADTLAMLDQLSSAAAELPEHMRPYFSELLAHLRATPPLALAASYVETFDLRRRASMHLTFYAYGDTRKRGMALLRFKHAYKHAGVELGDHELPDHLPVLLEFAATVDPIGGERLLGEHLPVIELLRLSLSDTKSPYAGILGAVVATLPPLTTADRRKIAELAAQGPPEEEVGLDPFAMDPALFDSAAPTRPGGSADYHPRGGRR; from the coding sequence ATGAGCTTGTTGAAAGTGCGGCGCAGGCCCGAACCGGCGATCCGGATCTCCGAACACGAGCGCCGGCTGGTCTGGCGGATGGCGGCGCTGCTGCTGGACTACCCGAATGCGGACACGCTGGCGATGCTGGACCAATTATCCAGTGCGGCAGCGGAACTGCCGGAGCATATGCGACCGTACTTCAGCGAACTGCTGGCCCATCTGCGGGCAACCCCGCCGTTGGCGCTCGCGGCGTCGTATGTGGAGACCTTCGACCTGCGCCGCCGTGCCAGCATGCACCTGACCTTCTACGCCTACGGCGACACCCGCAAACGCGGAATGGCACTGCTGCGGTTCAAGCACGCCTACAAGCACGCGGGTGTGGAGTTGGGCGATCACGAACTGCCCGACCATCTTCCGGTCCTGCTGGAATTCGCCGCCACCGTCGACCCGATCGGCGGTGAACGGCTCCTCGGCGAGCACCTCCCGGTGATCGAACTGCTGCGACTGTCCCTGTCGGACACCAAGTCTCCCTACGCGGGCATTCTGGGTGCGGTGGTCGCGACGTTGCCGCCGCTGACCACCGCCGACCGGCGCAAGATCGCCGAACTCGCCGCCCAGGGGCCGCCCGAGGAAGAAGTCGGCCTCGACCCGTTCGCCATGGACCCCGCGCTGTTCGACAGCGCGGCACCTACCCGTCCCGGCGGCTCCGCCGACTACCACCCCCGTGGAGGCCGACGATGA
- the narH gene encoding nitrate reductase subunit beta → MRVMAQMAMVMNLDKCIGCHTCSVTCKQAWTNRGGTEYVWFNNVETRPGQGYPRQYQDQEKWKGGWTLTKRGKLTLKSGSRMKRLLNIFANPDMPTVSDYYEPWSYDYDNLLSSPPIDTVPVARPKSLITGEDTQVTWGANWDDDLGSGPEQVGKDPLLGRLSDKVKLEFEETFMFYLPRICEHCLNPSCAAACPSGAIYKRAEDGIVLVDQDKCRGWRQCVTSCPYKKIYFNHKTGKAEKCTFCYPRVEVGIPTVCSETCVGRLRYIGVMLYDADKVQEAASVTETADLYPSQLGVFLNPHDPRVVTEAERAGISPEWIEAAQNSPVYKLIVDYQIALPLHPEYRTMPMVWYVPPLSPVVDVLSETGHDGEDARNLFGAIDALRIPVEYLAELFTAGDVGPVRAALQRLAGMRAFMRSVNLGEEPDPSIAPNVRLQPEEIEALYRLLAIAKYEDRYVIPNGAGSEAHQLDALATGCSLDTDGGPGMTAFDQMVEKFHLTDTNGAAPEEKSNRINLLNWDGKSTSGLIPAAAEQQEERATTPEPVNGAGVNGSGTNGAASNGGNGAAADGAAIPAGNGAAPGSPSVTINGAPQ, encoded by the coding sequence ATGCGCGTTATGGCACAAATGGCCATGGTGATGAACCTGGACAAGTGCATCGGCTGTCACACCTGTTCGGTCACCTGCAAGCAGGCTTGGACGAATCGCGGTGGTACCGAGTACGTCTGGTTCAACAATGTGGAAACCCGTCCCGGGCAAGGCTATCCACGCCAGTATCAGGACCAGGAGAAGTGGAAGGGTGGCTGGACGCTCACCAAGCGCGGCAAGCTCACCCTGAAGTCGGGGTCGCGAATGAAGCGGCTGCTCAACATCTTCGCCAATCCCGACATGCCCACGGTGTCGGACTACTACGAACCGTGGAGCTACGACTACGACAACCTGCTGTCCAGCCCGCCCATCGACACCGTTCCGGTGGCGCGCCCGAAATCGCTGATCACCGGCGAGGATACGCAGGTCACCTGGGGCGCCAACTGGGACGACGATCTCGGCTCCGGTCCCGAACAGGTCGGCAAGGACCCGCTGCTCGGGCGGCTCTCGGACAAGGTGAAACTGGAGTTCGAAGAGACCTTCATGTTCTACCTGCCGCGGATCTGCGAGCACTGCCTCAATCCCTCGTGCGCGGCCGCCTGCCCGTCCGGCGCGATCTATAAACGCGCCGAAGACGGCATCGTGCTGGTGGACCAGGACAAGTGCCGCGGCTGGCGGCAGTGCGTCACCAGCTGCCCGTACAAGAAGATCTACTTCAACCACAAGACGGGCAAGGCGGAGAAATGCACCTTCTGCTACCCGCGGGTCGAGGTCGGTATTCCGACGGTGTGCTCGGAAACCTGCGTGGGCCGGTTGCGCTACATCGGCGTCATGCTCTACGACGCGGACAAAGTGCAGGAAGCGGCGTCGGTCACCGAAACCGCGGATCTGTATCCGTCGCAGCTCGGCGTATTCCTGAATCCGCATGATCCGCGCGTCGTCACCGAAGCCGAGCGGGCCGGGATCTCCCCGGAATGGATCGAGGCCGCGCAGAACTCGCCCGTCTACAAATTGATCGTCGACTACCAGATCGCATTACCGCTGCATCCGGAATACCGCACCATGCCGATGGTCTGGTACGTGCCGCCGCTGTCGCCGGTGGTGGATGTGCTGTCGGAGACCGGGCACGACGGGGAGGACGCGCGAAACCTGTTCGGCGCCATCGACGCACTGCGTATTCCGGTGGAATACCTGGCCGAATTGTTCACCGCCGGTGATGTGGGTCCGGTGCGCGCCGCGTTGCAGCGGCTGGCCGGCATGCGCGCGTTCATGCGGTCGGTGAACCTCGGTGAGGAACCGGACCCCTCGATCGCGCCGAACGTGCGGCTGCAACCCGAGGAGATCGAAGCGCTGTACCGGTTGCTCGCCATCGCGAAATACGAAGACCGGTACGTGATTCCGAACGGCGCCGGTTCGGAGGCGCACCAGCTCGACGCCCTCGCGACCGGGTGCAGCCTGGACACCGATGGCGGACCCGGCATGACCGCGTTCGACCAGATGGTGGAGAAGTTTCACCTCACCGACACCAATGGCGCCGCGCCCGAGGAGAAGTCGAATCGCATCAACCTGCTGAACTGGGATGGGAAGAGCACCAGCGGGCTGATTCCGGCCGCGGCGGAACAGCAGGAGGAGCGGGCGACCACACCGGAGCCGGTCAACGGTGCTGGAGTCAACGGGTCCGGGACCAACGGTGCTGCGAGCAACGGCGGCAATGGCGCCGCCGCGGACGGCGCGGCGATCCCGGCAGGCAATGGCGCCGCGCCGGGATCGCCGTCCGTCACCATCAACGGAGCACCGCAATGA
- a CDS encoding nitrate reductase subunit alpha, with amino-acid sequence MPTEPSGRAAGSTPAAAGDALLRLGKYFQSGEISDDHRSLHKVGGRGADEFYRDRWAHDKVVRSTHGVNCTGSCSWKIYVKDGVITWESQQTDYPSVGADKPEYEPRGCPRGASFSWYTYSPARVRYPYVRGVLLELYRAAKERLKDPVLAWEAVVEDPEQAERYKSARGKGGFVRAEWWEAAEIAAAAHVHTIKKYGPDRVAGFSPIPAMSMVSHAVGARFISLLGGSMLSFYDWYADLPVASPQVFGDQTDVPESADWFDAGYLIMWGSNVPVTRTPDAHYMTEARYRGQKVVVVSPDYADNTKFADEWVAARPGTDAALAMSMGHVILREFFIEKQVPRFLEYIKKFTDLPYLVCLDDPAGWDGAGEYHHDGALAGKFLTAADLGADDETAAHKPVLLDDAGQPVVPNGSLGHRFTAEDAGKWNLDLEGVDPLLTLYGAEGAEAVAVRMPRFDTDTAGVVVRGVPTRMVAGRRVTTVFDLLLAQYGVARDGLPGDWATGYDDASQPYTPAWQETITGVPPQQVIRIAREFADNADRSGGRSMILMGAGTNHWFHSDQIYRAFFTLTLLTGCQGVNGGGWAHYVGQEKCRPVTGWATLAFGLDWQRPPRQMQGTVFWYLTNDQWRYDPFTSQSFASPLGKGAFAGRTAADNIALASRLGWMPSYPTFNRNPLDLADEAEAAGKSAADHVVEGLKSDELRFACEDPDAPENFPRVLTVWRANLLGSSGKGNEYFHKHLLGADSNVQTTDDGGVRPQELVWRDEAATGKLDLLLSLDFRMTSTTLFSDIVLPAATWYEKHDLSSTDMHPFVHAFSPAISPPWEAKTDFDAFHRIARGFSWMAEKHLGKRKDIVAVPLQHDSPDALAQAGGRVLDWKAGECEPIPGKTMPKLVVVERDYPNIAEKMAALGPLVETMGLTTKGVTTYPEKEVAYLAGVNGTVVSGVAQGRPSLAKDTHAAETILALSGTTNGRLAVEGFEALERRTGTQLADLAAEHEGKQITFKDTQARPVPVITSPEWSGSETGGRRYSPFTINTERLKPWHTLTGRQHFYLDHDWMIELGEQLPIFRPPLDMTALFSEPGVGAVGENGVTVRYLTPHSKWSIHSAYQDNLHMLTLSRGGQSIWMSDRDAAKIGVADNDWIEAINRNGIVVARAIVSHRMPEGTVFMYHAQDRAVDVPRVEGTSEKQVGRGKRGGIHNALTRIMIKPSHLIGGYAQQSFALNYHGPTGNQRDEVTTIRRRSQNVEY; translated from the coding sequence CTGCCAACAGAACCCTCTGGTCGTGCCGCGGGCTCCACTCCGGCTGCCGCCGGTGATGCTCTGCTCCGGCTGGGGAAATACTTCCAGAGTGGCGAGATCTCCGACGACCACCGCAGCCTGCACAAGGTCGGCGGGCGTGGCGCCGACGAGTTCTATCGCGACCGCTGGGCGCACGACAAGGTGGTGCGTTCCACCCACGGCGTGAACTGCACCGGGTCCTGCTCCTGGAAGATCTACGTCAAGGACGGCGTGATCACCTGGGAATCGCAGCAAACCGACTACCCCTCGGTCGGCGCGGACAAGCCCGAGTACGAGCCGCGCGGCTGCCCACGGGGCGCGTCGTTCTCCTGGTACACGTATTCCCCGGCGCGCGTGCGGTACCCGTATGTGCGCGGGGTGCTGCTGGAGCTGTACCGGGCGGCCAAAGAGCGGCTGAAGGACCCGGTACTGGCCTGGGAAGCCGTCGTCGAGGATCCGGAACAGGCCGAGCGGTACAAGTCCGCCCGCGGCAAGGGCGGATTCGTGCGGGCCGAGTGGTGGGAGGCCGCCGAGATCGCCGCCGCCGCGCACGTGCACACGATCAAGAAGTACGGACCGGACCGGGTGGCGGGCTTCTCCCCCATTCCGGCGATGTCGATGGTCAGCCACGCCGTCGGTGCGCGGTTCATCTCGCTGCTCGGCGGCTCGATGCTGTCGTTCTACGACTGGTACGCCGACCTGCCGGTGGCTTCCCCCCAGGTGTTCGGTGACCAGACCGACGTGCCCGAGTCGGCGGACTGGTTCGACGCCGGTTACCTCATCATGTGGGGCTCGAATGTGCCGGTGACCCGGACCCCGGACGCGCACTACATGACCGAGGCCCGCTACCGCGGCCAGAAGGTCGTGGTGGTCTCACCCGACTACGCCGACAACACCAAGTTCGCCGACGAGTGGGTCGCGGCCCGGCCGGGAACCGACGCTGCCCTGGCCATGTCGATGGGGCACGTGATCCTGCGGGAATTCTTCATCGAGAAGCAGGTGCCCCGGTTCCTGGAGTACATCAAGAAGTTCACCGACCTGCCGTACCTGGTGTGCCTGGACGACCCGGCGGGCTGGGACGGTGCGGGCGAATATCACCACGACGGCGCGCTGGCCGGAAAGTTCCTCACCGCGGCGGATTTGGGCGCCGACGACGAAACCGCCGCGCACAAACCGGTGCTGCTCGACGACGCCGGGCAACCGGTGGTGCCGAATGGTTCACTGGGGCATCGGTTCACGGCCGAGGACGCGGGCAAGTGGAACCTCGACCTCGAAGGTGTCGATCCACTGCTGACGCTCTACGGCGCCGAGGGCGCGGAGGCGGTCGCGGTGCGGATGCCGCGGTTCGACACCGACACCGCCGGCGTGGTGGTGCGCGGCGTGCCCACCCGCATGGTGGCGGGCAGACGCGTGACCACCGTATTCGATCTGCTGCTCGCGCAATACGGCGTGGCCCGCGACGGGCTGCCCGGTGACTGGGCGACCGGCTACGACGATGCCTCCCAGCCCTACACCCCGGCCTGGCAGGAAACGATCACCGGTGTGCCGCCCCAGCAGGTGATCCGGATCGCGCGCGAATTCGCCGACAACGCCGACCGTTCCGGCGGCCGATCGATGATTCTGATGGGCGCCGGTACCAACCACTGGTTCCACTCCGATCAGATCTACCGGGCGTTCTTCACCCTCACCCTGCTGACCGGCTGCCAGGGCGTGAACGGCGGCGGCTGGGCGCATTACGTCGGACAGGAGAAGTGCCGTCCGGTAACAGGCTGGGCCACTTTGGCTTTCGGCCTGGACTGGCAGCGCCCACCGCGCCAGATGCAGGGCACGGTGTTCTGGTACCTCACCAACGACCAGTGGCGCTACGACCCGTTCACCTCGCAGTCGTTCGCCTCGCCGCTGGGCAAGGGCGCGTTCGCCGGTCGCACCGCGGCCGACAACATCGCACTGGCCAGCCGCCTGGGGTGGATGCCGAGCTATCCCACCTTCAATCGCAATCCGCTCGATCTGGCCGACGAAGCCGAGGCGGCGGGCAAGTCGGCCGCCGATCATGTCGTCGAGGGGTTGAAGTCCGACGAATTACGGTTCGCCTGCGAAGATCCCGACGCACCCGAGAACTTCCCGCGCGTGCTGACCGTGTGGCGGGCGAACCTGCTCGGCTCCTCCGGTAAGGGCAACGAGTACTTCCACAAGCATCTCCTCGGCGCGGACTCCAATGTGCAGACCACCGACGACGGCGGCGTCCGGCCGCAGGAGCTGGTGTGGCGCGACGAAGCGGCCACCGGAAAGCTGGATCTGCTGTTGTCCCTGGACTTCCGGATGACCAGCACCACCCTGTTCTCCGACATCGTGCTGCCCGCCGCGACCTGGTACGAGAAGCACGACCTGTCCTCGACCGACATGCATCCCTTCGTGCACGCCTTCTCCCCGGCGATCTCGCCGCCGTGGGAGGCCAAGACGGACTTCGACGCCTTCCATCGGATCGCCCGCGGTTTCTCCTGGATGGCCGAAAAGCACCTGGGCAAACGCAAAGACATCGTCGCGGTGCCGTTGCAGCACGACTCGCCCGACGCGCTCGCGCAGGCCGGTGGGCGCGTGCTGGACTGGAAAGCCGGTGAGTGCGAGCCGATTCCGGGCAAGACCATGCCGAAACTCGTTGTGGTGGAACGGGACTATCCGAACATCGCGGAGAAGATGGCCGCCCTGGGACCGCTGGTCGAAACGATGGGCCTCACCACCAAGGGCGTCACCACCTATCCCGAGAAAGAGGTCGCCTACCTCGCCGGAGTGAACGGCACCGTGGTTTCCGGTGTGGCACAGGGGCGCCCGTCGCTGGCGAAGGACACCCACGCCGCCGAGACGATTCTGGCGCTGTCCGGCACCACCAACGGCCGGTTGGCCGTGGAGGGGTTCGAGGCCCTGGAACGACGCACCGGCACCCAGCTCGCCGACTTGGCCGCGGAGCACGAGGGCAAACAGATCACCTTCAAGGACACGCAGGCCCGGCCGGTTCCGGTCATCACCTCGCCGGAATGGTCCGGCAGTGAGACCGGCGGCCGCCGATACTCGCCGTTCACCATCAACACCGAGCGGTTGAAGCCGTGGCACACCCTCACCGGACGCCAGCACTTCTACCTCGACCACGACTGGATGATCGAACTCGGCGAGCAGCTGCCGATCTTCCGGCCACCGCTGGACATGACCGCGCTGTTCAGTGAACCCGGCGTCGGCGCGGTCGGCGAGAACGGTGTCACCGTGCGGTATCTGACCCCGCACTCGAAGTGGTCGATCCACTCCGCCTACCAGGACAACCTGCACATGCTGACGCTGTCCCGGGGCGGTCAGTCGATCTGGATGTCGGACCGGGACGCCGCGAAAATCGGTGTCGCCGACAACGATTGGATCGAGGCGATCAACCGCAACGGCATCGTGGTGGCGCGGGCCATCGTCTCGCACCGGATGCCCGAGGGCACCGTGTTCATGTACCACGCCCAGGATCGGGCCGTGGACGTGCCGCGCGTCGAAGGTACCTCGGAGAAGCAGGTGGGCCGCGGCAAGCGCGGCGGTATCCACAACGCGCTGACTCGAATCATGATCAAGCCCTCCCATCTCATCGGCGGGTACGCCCAGCAGTCCTTCGCACTGAACTACCACGGCCCCACCGGAAATCAACGCGACGAAGTGACGACCATTCGTAGACGCTCGCAGAACGTGGAGTACTGA
- a CDS encoding YdeI/OmpD-associated family protein → MQRFEAVIEAGARGGAYVPMPPEVMSALGRGGPTPGRARNSCTDRRQLVAAITEAKRPKVRARRIEKAVAASS, encoded by the coding sequence ATGCAGCGATTCGAGGCGGTGATCGAGGCGGGTGCGCGCGGTGGCGCGTACGTGCCGATGCCGCCCGAAGTCATGTCCGCGCTGGGCCGGGGCGGGCCCACGCCTGGGCGCGCCCGAAATTCCTGCACCGACCGGCGTCAGCTGGTCGCCGCGATCACCGAGGCCAAGCGCCCGAAAGTCCGGGCTCGCCGTATCGAGAAAGCTGTCGCCGCGTCTAGCTGA